Sequence from the Lysobacter capsici genome:
CGCATGAGTGATGGCGTTTCGACCCGGAGCAGGGCTCCGAGGCGAGGGGTTCCGGGGTTGGGCCTCCCTGTCGCTTCCGTGTCCGAACCGCTTGTCCGGTCGTGGAGCCTGGGCTCCCGACTGATCGCGCGGCACCCCGGCACGGGCTGTGGCGGCAGGTGTGTATTCGCCGGTGACGCCCGGCGTGGGCGGCCGCGGAAGGGGTTCGAAGAACGAACGGTCCAGCCGCAAAGCCGGCGAAGTGTAGCCGGGACGGGGGTTTTGGGCAACTGGCGGGGACTTGACGGGCAGGGGCCGGCGGTCTTCGCTGGCTGAAGGCCTTTGCTGGGCGGGTGTCCAGCCCGTGTGGTCCGCTCAGCGGCGATCGAACCGCGGTGGATGAACAGCGTAGGGCCCGAGGACCGGCCCACGAAGACCTCGGGCTAGCTTCGACCGGGCCTGTCGACCGCCCTAAGGCCGGGCAGGCAGCGAATCGTAGACCGAGCCCACGATCTGCGCGGGTTTGACCCAGTCCTGGCCCCAGATCGCGTCGAGGTCGCGGGTTGGCGCCGCCGCCAGGGTCTGCTCGCGGGTCTTGCCGGCGCGCTTGAGCCGGGCGACCCGGTCGCGAACCTCGACCAGCATGTCTCGCGCTTTCTTGAGATCGGCCCGGTCGCCGACCGGCCCGTGCCCGGCGACGATCCGGGTCCCCGCATCGGACAGCGCCAGCCCGCGATCCAGTGCCGCGATCAGCCCATCGACGGTCCCGCCGGTGCCGGTGTCGATGATCGGGTACAGGCCGTTGAAGAAGCAGTCGCCCATGTGCAGCACGTTGGCGGCCGGGAAATGCACCAGCAGGTCGCCGTCGGTATGCGCGGCCGGCACATGGATCAGCCGCGCTTCCAGCTCGCCCAGGCGCAGGCGAGCGTCGCCGAGCACGGTCACGCTCGGGCGCCCGGCCGGCGGCAGGGCCGGCATCATCCGGTCGAGGTGCTTGAGGTAGGTGTCCTGGGCCATGCGCCGATAGGCATTTTCGTGCGCCACCACGCTGGCGCCGCGGCCGGCCAGGGCCTCGTTGCCGCCGACATGGTCGAGGTGCCAATGGGTGTTGACCACGTAGCGCAGCGGTTTGTGGCCCTGCAACGCCTGCTGCAGCGCCGGCGCGGTCTTGCCCAGCTCGCTGTCGACCAGCAGCGCGGCGTCGGCCGATTCGGCCAGCAGCACGGTGGTCGCCGGTCCCTTGAACACCGACAGGCCCGGGGCGAGTTCGACGAAGGCCGGCGCGGGCGGCGCAGGTGGCGAGGCCGCAGCCTGCGCCGCGATGGCCGGGCTCAGCAGAAACGACCCGGCCAGGCCGGCGGCGATCGCGATAGCGCGCGGATTCATCGGATTCTCCCGGGACGGGCCGACCCAAGCCTGCCGGCCGATACGCAGCGATGCGTTCGGCGCGATGATAGGCGAACGTGAATGAGCGATAATGCGGCCATGGCCATTTCCATCAAAACCCCCGAAGAGATCGAAAAGATGCGCGTCGCCGGCCGCCTGGCCGCCGAGGTGCTGCAGGTCGTCGCGCCCTACGTGAAGCCGGGCGTCAGCACCGGCGAGCTGGACCGCATCTGCAACGAGCACATCGTCAACGTGCAGAAGGCGATCCCCGCCAACGTCGGCTACAAAGGCTTTCCGAAGACCGTGTGCACCTCGGTCAACAACGTGATCTGCCACGGCATCCCCAGCGACAGCAAGATCCTCAAGGACGGCGACATCGTCAACATCGACGTCACCGTGATCAAGGACGGCTGGCACGGCGATACCAGCCGCATGTATTACGCCGGCACGCCGTCGGTCATGGCCAAGCGCCTGGTCGAGGTGACCCGCGAGGCGATGTTCCGCGCGATCCGCATCGTCAAGCCGGGCATGACCCTGGGCGACATCGGCCACGCGATCCAGACCTACGCCGAAGCCGAGCGCTTCAGCGTGGTGCGCGATTACTGCGGCCACGG
This genomic interval carries:
- a CDS encoding MBL fold metallo-hydrolase, which encodes MNPRAIAIAAGLAGSFLLSPAIAAQAAASPPAPPAPAFVELAPGLSVFKGPATTVLLAESADAALLVDSELGKTAPALQQALQGHKPLRYVVNTHWHLDHVGGNEALAGRGASVVAHENAYRRMAQDTYLKHLDRMMPALPPAGRPSVTVLGDARLRLGELEARLIHVPAAHTDGDLLVHFPAANVLHMGDCFFNGLYPIIDTGTGGTVDGLIAALDRGLALSDAGTRIVAGHGPVGDRADLKKARDMLVEVRDRVARLKRAGKTREQTLAAAPTRDLDAIWGQDWVKPAQIVGSVYDSLPARP
- the map gene encoding type I methionyl aminopeptidase, whose protein sequence is MAISIKTPEEIEKMRVAGRLAAEVLQVVAPYVKPGVSTGELDRICNEHIVNVQKAIPANVGYKGFPKTVCTSVNNVICHGIPSDSKILKDGDIVNIDVTVIKDGWHGDTSRMYYAGTPSVMAKRLVEVTREAMFRAIRIVKPGMTLGDIGHAIQTYAEAERFSVVRDYCGHGIGRIYHEDPQVLHVGHPGEGLKLVPGMTFTIEPMINEGTYRHKTLPDGWTVVTKDRKLSAQWEHTIAVTDDGVEILTRVPGDDNDL